A window from Chitinophagales bacterium encodes these proteins:
- the rbfA gene encoding 30S ribosome-binding factor RbfA gives MKEGKRQKQVGSLINKEINDILQRLGLSMIDGGMVSVSAVRITPDLLEARIYLSFFKIEDPAAALKRIEDRGWEIKKELANRIKLQLRRIPEIKYFADDTLDHVFKMEDLFKKIRDEEEGNKQQ, from the coding sequence ATGAAGGAAGGTAAAAGACAGAAACAGGTTGGCAGCCTGATCAATAAGGAGATAAATGATATTCTTCAGCGACTTGGTTTGTCCATGATCGATGGGGGTATGGTATCGGTTTCGGCGGTTCGGATCACGCCCGATCTGTTGGAGGCCCGGATCTATTTGAGTTTTTTCAAGATCGAGGATCCTGCAGCTGCCTTGAAGCGGATCGAAGACAGGGGCTGGGAGATCAAGAAGGAGTTGGCCAACCGTATCAAACTCCAATTGCGGCGCATACCTGAGATCAAGTATTTTGCCGATGATACCCTCGACCATGTATTCAAGATGGAAGACCTCTTTAAGAAGATCCGTGACGAAGAAGAAGGGAACAAACAACAATAA